A window of Pseudodesulfovibrio hydrargyri contains these coding sequences:
- a CDS encoding plasma-membrane proton-efflux P-type ATPase — translation MGTQDSNTDGREQDYRNPEEVFRDLDSSAQGLSSVEAANRLAQYGPNALEEHKVSPLMQFLGYFWGPIPWMIEVAAVLSLAVRHWADFCIILALLVFNAVVGFWQEYQAGNAVDALKSKLALKGRVLRDGEWHSVEARDLVPGDVIRLRMGDIIPADCRLVDGDYLSVDQSALTGESLPVQKGVGNLAYSGAVARQGEMEAVVTATGGETFFGKTARLVSDAKAVSHFQKAVIRIGDYLIFLSLALVAVLIVVQLFRGTPFLELVQFALILTVASIPVAMPAVLSVTMAVGALALSRHKAIVSRLESIEEMAGMDILCSDKTGTLTQNKLKLGDPVVFEATDAADLILAGSLASKAENEDAIDIAVMEGLGDKAVLSTYTQEKFVPFDPVGKRTEASIKRADGAGFKVSKGALQVILDLAGVGDDVRDKAEEASHGFAVKGYRTIGVARSDAGGDWRFLGILPLFDPPREDSKETIGQAGKHGIEVKMVTGDNLAIAKEISGQLDLGQNIAVAGKWLKADGQEGEAAEEVERSDGFAQVFPEHKFNIVKLLQSRNHIVGMTGDGVNDAPALKQADMGIAVSGATDAARMAADLVLTAPGISVIINAVEEARRIFERMDSYAIYRITETIRIMIFVVLAMIAFNFYPITAIMIILLAFLNDVPIITIAYDRTWLDPNPVRWNMHRVLSVSLAMGLTGVLGSFLMLYLGLTWLHLTIAEVQTYIFLKMAVSGHLTLFVSRSRGYFWKPPYPAPVMVWSAVGTKLLGTLLAAYGFGLIAPIDWAAIGLVWGYSLAWAFLTDFVKMAIYKHMGEGSSHNRAFLCRVRESLHAGSCLDSSR, via the coding sequence ATGGGCACACAGGATTCGAACACCGACGGCAGGGAACAGGATTACCGCAACCCCGAGGAGGTCTTCAGGGACCTGGACAGCTCCGCGCAGGGGCTGAGCTCGGTCGAGGCCGCCAACCGGTTGGCGCAGTACGGGCCCAACGCTTTGGAAGAGCACAAGGTCAGCCCGCTGATGCAGTTTCTCGGCTATTTCTGGGGGCCGATTCCCTGGATGATCGAGGTGGCCGCCGTGCTCTCCCTGGCCGTGCGCCACTGGGCGGACTTCTGCATCATCCTGGCCCTGCTCGTGTTCAACGCGGTGGTCGGCTTCTGGCAGGAATACCAGGCGGGCAACGCCGTGGACGCGCTCAAGAGCAAACTGGCGCTCAAGGGGCGGGTGCTGCGCGACGGCGAGTGGCACAGCGTCGAGGCCCGCGACCTGGTGCCCGGCGACGTCATCCGCCTGCGCATGGGAGACATCATCCCGGCCGACTGCCGCTTGGTGGACGGCGACTATCTCAGCGTGGACCAGTCCGCCCTGACCGGCGAGTCCCTGCCCGTGCAGAAGGGCGTGGGCAACCTGGCCTATTCCGGGGCCGTGGCCAGGCAGGGCGAGATGGAGGCCGTGGTCACGGCCACGGGCGGGGAGACCTTCTTCGGCAAGACCGCCCGGCTGGTGTCCGACGCCAAGGCCGTGTCCCACTTCCAGAAGGCGGTCATCCGGATAGGCGACTACCTGATCTTTCTCAGCCTGGCCCTGGTGGCCGTGCTCATCGTGGTCCAGCTCTTCCGGGGCACCCCGTTCCTGGAGCTGGTCCAGTTCGCCCTGATCCTGACCGTGGCCTCCATCCCGGTGGCCATGCCCGCCGTGCTCTCGGTGACCATGGCCGTGGGCGCCCTGGCCCTGTCCAGGCACAAGGCCATCGTCTCGCGCCTGGAATCCATCGAGGAGATGGCGGGCATGGACATCCTCTGCTCGGACAAGACCGGCACCCTGACCCAGAACAAGCTCAAGCTCGGCGATCCCGTGGTCTTCGAGGCCACGGACGCGGCCGACCTGATCCTGGCCGGGAGCCTGGCCTCCAAGGCCGAGAACGAGGACGCCATCGACATCGCCGTGATGGAGGGGCTTGGGGACAAGGCCGTCCTGTCCACGTATACCCAGGAGAAGTTCGTGCCCTTCGACCCGGTGGGCAAGCGCACCGAGGCCTCGATAAAGAGGGCCGACGGCGCGGGGTTCAAGGTCAGCAAGGGGGCGTTGCAGGTCATCCTGGACCTGGCCGGAGTGGGCGACGACGTCCGCGACAAGGCCGAGGAGGCCTCCCACGGCTTTGCGGTCAAGGGATACCGGACCATCGGCGTGGCCCGCAGCGATGCGGGCGGAGACTGGCGGTTCCTGGGCATCCTGCCCCTGTTCGACCCGCCGCGCGAGGACTCGAAGGAGACCATCGGGCAGGCCGGGAAGCACGGCATCGAGGTCAAGATGGTCACCGGCGACAACCTGGCCATCGCCAAGGAGATTTCCGGCCAGCTCGACCTGGGGCAGAACATCGCCGTGGCCGGGAAGTGGCTCAAGGCGGACGGTCAAGAGGGGGAGGCCGCCGAGGAGGTGGAGCGGTCCGACGGCTTCGCCCAGGTGTTCCCGGAGCACAAGTTCAACATCGTCAAGCTGTTGCAGTCGCGCAACCACATCGTGGGCATGACCGGCGACGGGGTCAACGACGCACCCGCCCTGAAGCAGGCGGACATGGGCATCGCCGTGAGCGGGGCCACGGACGCCGCGCGCATGGCCGCCGACCTGGTCCTGACCGCGCCGGGCATCTCGGTGATCATCAACGCGGTGGAGGAGGCCCGGCGCATCTTCGAGCGCATGGACAGCTACGCCATCTACCGCATCACCGAGACCATCCGGATCATGATCTTCGTGGTCCTGGCCATGATCGCCTTCAATTTCTACCCGATCACGGCCATCATGATCATCCTGCTGGCCTTTCTCAACGACGTGCCGATCATCACCATAGCCTACGACCGCACCTGGCTGGACCCCAACCCGGTGCGCTGGAACATGCACCGGGTCCTGTCGGTCTCCCTGGCCATGGGACTGACCGGGGTGCTCGGCAGCTTCCTGATGCTCTACCTCGGGCTGACCTGGCTGCACCTGACCATCGCCGAGGTCCAGACCTACATCTTCCTGAAGATGGCGGTGTCCGGCCACCTGACCCTGTTCGTCTCGCGCAGCCGGGGGTACTTCTGGAAGCCGCCGTACCCCGCGCCGGTGATGGTCTGGTCCGCCGTGGGCACCAAGCTTCTGGGCACCCTGCTGGCCGCCTACGGCTTCGGGCTCATCGCGCCCATCGACTGGGCGGCCATCGGCCTGGTCTGGGGCTATTCGCTGGCCTGGGCGTTTTTGACCGACTTCGTCAAGATGGCCATCTACAAGCATATGGGCGAGGGCTCATCGCACAACCGGGCCTTCTTGTGCCGGGTGCGGGAATCCCTGCACGCCGGGTCCTGCCTGGACAGCAGCCGTTGA
- a CDS encoding NADH-quinone oxidoreductase subunit N has product MHDILLFAPHLLLTLGILLCFVLGTLFKRPAGLYGVTFASTLLAGALGMAAYPSEAPLLPALKPFLATDALTAYFLPLICALGLGVLLFFGGELKRKGHKHDDELYALFLIALLGGVILAGGRNWLAFFLGLELLSLPLYILIGLRKDSGGTEASVKYFVMGATASGILLFGTGLIYAGSGSLDIAHSLRAPEGGGTVLVGLAMVLAGVAFKLSLAPFHLWAPDVYRGAPASVAALLTSMVKAAVGGGLLRIVLDLGPDLWPATVPVLWGLAALTMLAANLAALAQDSLKRMLGFSSAAHMGYLLMGVLCVNQAGPGPVMFYAAALAVMDLAAFGGLSLLDDGTEPVDTLASLRGLGRSRPWAAGLLAAGLAALAGLPPTAGFTGKLLLFRATIMGGYNWLGVIGILGAALSVFYYLRPLVALYLREGGAPSLPERLTVAGGVAVFLVLLALVGLGVAPSPVLQLIP; this is encoded by the coding sequence ATGCACGATATCCTTCTCTTCGCACCGCACCTGCTGCTCACCCTGGGCATCCTGCTCTGCTTTGTCCTGGGCACCCTGTTCAAGCGCCCGGCCGGGCTGTACGGCGTGACGTTCGCGTCCACGCTTCTGGCCGGGGCCCTGGGCATGGCCGCGTACCCCTCCGAGGCCCCGCTCCTCCCCGCCCTGAAGCCGTTTCTGGCCACGGACGCGTTGACCGCCTATTTCCTGCCCCTGATCTGCGCCCTGGGCCTGGGCGTGCTGCTCTTCTTCGGCGGCGAGCTCAAGCGCAAGGGGCACAAGCACGACGACGAGCTTTACGCCCTGTTCCTGATCGCCCTGCTCGGCGGCGTCATCCTGGCGGGCGGCCGGAACTGGCTGGCCTTCTTCCTCGGCCTGGAACTCCTCTCCCTGCCGCTGTACATCCTCATCGGCCTGCGCAAGGACAGCGGCGGCACCGAGGCCTCGGTCAAATATTTCGTCATGGGGGCCACGGCCAGCGGGATACTGCTCTTCGGCACCGGCCTCATCTACGCGGGCTCGGGCAGCCTGGACATCGCGCACAGCCTGCGCGCCCCGGAAGGCGGCGGCACCGTGCTCGTCGGCCTGGCCATGGTCCTGGCCGGTGTGGCCTTCAAGCTGTCGCTCGCCCCGTTCCACCTCTGGGCCCCGGACGTGTATCGCGGAGCCCCGGCCTCGGTGGCCGCCCTGCTGACCTCCATGGTCAAGGCCGCCGTGGGCGGCGGGTTGCTGCGCATCGTCCTGGACCTCGGCCCGGACCTGTGGCCCGCCACGGTCCCGGTCCTCTGGGGGCTGGCCGCCCTGACCATGCTGGCCGCCAACCTGGCCGCTCTGGCCCAGGACAGCCTCAAGCGCATGCTCGGTTTTTCGTCCGCCGCGCACATGGGCTACCTGCTCATGGGCGTGCTCTGCGTCAACCAGGCCGGGCCCGGCCCGGTCATGTTCTACGCCGCCGCCCTGGCCGTCATGGACCTGGCCGCCTTCGGCGGGCTCTCCCTGCTGGACGACGGGACCGAGCCCGTGGACACCCTGGCCTCCCTGCGCGGCCTGGGCCGTTCCCGCCCCTGGGCCGCCGGGCTGCTCGCCGCCGGGCTGGCCGCCTTGGCCGGGCTGCCGCCCACCGCCGGATTCACCGGCAAACTGCTCCTCTTCCGGGCGACCATCATGGGCGGCTACAACTGGCTGGGCGTCATCGGCATCCTGGGCGCGGCCCTGTCCGTATTCTATTACCTTCGCCCCCTGGTCGCCCTCTACCTGCGCGAGGGCGGCGCGCCGTCCCTCCCCGAACGCCTCACCGTGGCGGGCGGCGTGGCCGTCTTCCTGGTCCTGCTCGCCCTCGTCGGTTTGGGCGTCGCGCCCTCGCCTGTTTTGCAGTTGATTCCTTAG
- a CDS encoding NAD-dependent succinate-semialdehyde dehydrogenase translates to MSYATINPYSGETVATFPFATDDEVRKALDDAQSAFEAWRKTPFAERAAVMRKAAEILRKEKSEYARLLTLEMGKVTAEAEAEVDLSADIFDYYAKHAEAQLAPRKLDVDPSTKGEYKLLAEPLGVLLAIEPWNFPYYQVARIIAPQLSAGNTLLLKHASIVPQSAQAMQKLMLEAGLPAGAFTNLFATRDQLELIINDVRVRGVALTGSEKAGQVVATQASQALKKATLELGGNDAFVVLADADLDKTVKWGVFGRHWNGGQVCCSSKRMIIVDELYDRYREKYVKGVEGLKAGDPFDSATTLAPLSSQEAADQLKARIAEAVKHGATATEVGPKVPETGAFVQPTILENVGLDNPARYWEFFGPVSMLFRAKDEEDAVAIANDTPFGLGGSVFTSDLKHGEEVARKISTGMVFVNHPTMVKADIPFGGVRNSGFGRELLDLGIKEFVNHKVVGVADIDGDF, encoded by the coding sequence ATGAGTTACGCCACCATCAATCCGTATTCCGGCGAGACCGTCGCCACCTTCCCCTTTGCCACCGACGACGAGGTCCGCAAGGCCCTGGATGACGCGCAGAGCGCTTTCGAAGCCTGGAGGAAGACTCCCTTTGCCGAGCGGGCGGCGGTCATGCGCAAGGCCGCCGAGATCCTGCGCAAGGAGAAGTCCGAGTACGCCCGGCTCCTGACTCTGGAGATGGGCAAGGTCACGGCCGAGGCCGAGGCCGAGGTGGACCTGTCCGCCGACATCTTCGACTATTACGCCAAGCACGCCGAGGCCCAGCTGGCCCCGCGCAAGCTGGACGTGGACCCGTCCACCAAGGGGGAGTACAAGCTCCTGGCCGAACCGCTGGGCGTGCTGCTGGCCATCGAGCCCTGGAACTTCCCGTACTATCAGGTGGCCCGGATCATCGCGCCCCAGCTATCCGCGGGCAACACCCTGCTGCTCAAGCACGCCTCCATCGTGCCCCAGTCCGCCCAGGCCATGCAGAAGCTGATGCTCGAGGCCGGCCTGCCCGCCGGAGCGTTCACCAATCTGTTCGCCACCCGCGACCAGCTGGAGTTGATCATCAACGACGTCCGCGTGCGCGGCGTGGCCCTGACCGGTTCAGAAAAGGCGGGCCAGGTGGTCGCCACCCAGGCGTCCCAGGCGCTGAAGAAGGCCACCCTGGAACTGGGCGGCAACGACGCCTTCGTGGTCCTGGCCGACGCCGACCTGGACAAGACCGTCAAGTGGGGCGTGTTCGGCCGCCACTGGAACGGCGGCCAGGTGTGCTGCTCGTCCAAGCGCATGATCATCGTGGACGAGCTGTACGACCGCTACCGCGAGAAGTACGTCAAGGGCGTGGAGGGCCTCAAGGCCGGTGATCCCTTCGATTCCGCGACCACCCTGGCCCCGCTGTCCTCCCAGGAGGCCGCCGACCAGCTCAAGGCGAGGATCGCCGAGGCCGTGAAGCACGGCGCGACCGCCACCGAAGTGGGCCCCAAGGTCCCGGAGACGGGCGCTTTCGTGCAGCCGACCATCCTGGAGAACGTTGGCCTGGACAACCCGGCCCGCTACTGGGAGTTCTTCGGCCCGGTGTCCATGCTCTTCCGGGCCAAGGACGAGGAAGACGCCGTGGCCATCGCCAACGACACCCCGTTCGGCCTGGGCGGTTCGGTCTTCACCTCGGACCTGAAGCACGGCGAGGAAGTGGCCCGCAAGATCTCCACCGGCATGGTCTTCGTCAACCATCCGACCATGGTCAAGGCGGACATCCCGTTCGGCGGCGTCCGCAATTCCGGCTTCGGCCGCGAGCTGCTCGACCTGGGCATCAAGGAGTTCGTCAACCACAAGGTGGTCGGCGTGGCCGACATCGACGGCGACTTCTAG